The following nucleotide sequence is from Populus trichocarpa isolate Nisqually-1 chromosome 11, P.trichocarpa_v4.1, whole genome shotgun sequence.
ACAATTCTTAATAATTACAATTACGACAGTAAGAATCTATCTATTAACCAGGCTAAAAACCGCTAAATGAACAATTTTGCTCgtgaaaaattataaacacacaaattaaaagaaaaaacaaagaaagaaagaaaaaagaatttaagtATGGTCCCCTCCTCTTGACAGTTGTCATTATAGTCCTTGTCCACAGGCCTTCTCTTGAATCTAATCGAGAgaagtttacaaaaaaaaaaaaaagcaagttgAAGCTAGAGtaaagattttttagatttcCTAGTCGAAATTCAGGAAGCACCATCCGAAATTCATATGCCTCACTGTGTGAAGGAGGCATAAGCTAAATATAGCTGTAACAACACATGCACatggaaaatatataatatttaatgtgCAAAGAGGGAATTCCCAGTTTTTATTAGGggtgcttattttttatttggtttgatttttattaaatcaaataattaaattagtttttttaaaataaaatctggttaaaaccGACTGGTTCTGGTTTGGCACGGTTTTTTcgatttggttcggttttttcaagtttagcttggtttttttggtttcgggttcggtttaatttttttggtttcgggATTatcaaaccgaaaccgaaccaaaccggtcggttttttaaaaattctaatcggtttttttcacggttcggttttttcggttattatttttttttctgattttctcggtttaatcaattttttagttttttgctcacctctaatttttattctctaaatatatgataattatCTCTTTAAGAGGTTTCCAATATCTTTAAATAAGTCATGAAACCTACCTTACCACAAAACAACTACAAATATAAAAGCatgtaaaaagttaaaaaaaatctaaattaaacaacaaatcttaaaacacctagaaaaaacaataaaattattatatatatacctaatatataaatattttttaaaaaatatcttcatgaatattaaatgagaataaattatctattttttattttaataatagttttttacatgtttttctcatattaatttttattctatcacacctaaataaataattgagtcatgataattttttatgtttataatcaaaagtttcttttcaaatcattataaacttttattaaaaaacaatgctttttatatataataaaaaacatgttttcatcaaaataatacaaaaaaatacatttttcctCCTAActtcaaatgatttaaattttaatgaatatttattttagtttttttctcaaaaaaacatgctactaaaaaagacataattttgctaaaataaaataaaaatgtatgaATAAGGAAGGAAAAAATTGCTGCCCGAATTGATagctaggggtgagcaaaaaaaccgaaaaaccgattaaaccgagaaaaccggaaaaaaaataaccgaaaaaaccgaaccataaaaaaaaaccgattaaaccgattagaaaattacaaaatattcccggttcggttcggttttggttttcaaagtttgaaaccgattgaaccgaaccgaaccggcccgGTTCAACTAAGTtatctcttgaaaaaaaaaaggagtataAATAGCatattttctaaccctaaactTATCTCACCTTCTCACTTTCTCAGCCGCCACCTCTCCCTGATtctcatctctcatctctcaaatctgCCTCTCTCTCAGATCTGCCTCTCATCTCTGCCTCTCAAATCTGCctctcatctctcatctctcaaatctgCCTCTCTTCTCTCATCTGCCTCTCAAATCtgcctctcatctctcaaatctgCCTTCTTCTCCATGCTCTCtgcctctcatctctcaaatctgTCTTAGGGTATCAAAGATCCAACCAAAGGAATATGATATTCGAGCTCTGTCTGGGCTGAGTTGTGTTCTTGATAAAGAGGTACAAGATGCAGTTACATGCAACCTGTTACATTTAGTTGAACAACTTGCAATACTTGTGATGCTCAGTTATGGCACAGATGTTTGTCATTGTTTGCCATTTTACAGGGAGGATTTAGTTGAACAACTTGCAcacttctctctcctctctctctctctctctcaactctCAAGCAAGGAATTTATAATTTGACGCTTCTCCTTTATTTCAAAATCTGGATTCAGAACGGTGTCGTTGTTCATgtaactcttttaattttttaacattaaatagtgttaaaaaacctaaattaaaaaaaaggaaatttgttgttctgttttttctccttaataaatttggtttttttatgatttatgtaTAGAAAAAAGTATATAGTTGTGCAAAAAGTCAAGATTGAGATTACATAATAtctaaattatgattttttctatggTATAGAAACAATAAATTCAGGATAAATATCTAATTAACATATAATTGTTCTGTATCAGTTAAACCTACCTATTAATGTTATTAGTTTAAATCATACTAGAAATAATAGAAaactttgaataattaatttaacaatttacatgagtaaccttttgatttattaaatgataattcATTTGTTTCAATCTAAAGGATTTATAGCTTTTTAAAATAggtttctatttaaaaaaaaaattgccgcCCGAATTGATAGCAATCAGATctcttggaaataaaaaatcatgaatcataATTAAATGAGCGTAATTGATAGCTTCAAAATATCAAGACATAAATGCCATCACCTAAATGACACCTCGTCAGAGCTTTTgctcataatttattatattattaacttACAATGACATAAATCTAtcgattaaaataaaattacaaacacacgacgtaaaaaaaaaaaccagcttCACTAGCCTGGAAGATGATCCCCTCTTCTTGACTGCTGCCATTATAGACCTAAGTCCACAAAGCAAGTTAATTAACTAAACTGGTGATGGATCATGGAATAAAATATTTGCGCTATTAGTTAAAAGCATTATCAAGACTTACCTTCTCACACCGCCCTGAGTAGCTAGTGTCGTCTTCCACCATTTCTGGCCGGAGCATTCTTCCTTCTAAGCCTTTTTCCATATTGATGGGCACTGGCTTCAACCATCTTCACAAACCATGCAGGTTTTCTTGCTCTAAATACAACGTATCCTATAGAGACTCCAAATACAAATCCACATCCATAACCCATTGCTacagctttccatccaaatcCTTCTTCAAACATTGAATCTTCTTTCTCGAAGTTTGATGGTGGCGGTTGTTGCCCCTCACCTTCGTTGCATTTTACTTGCAAGGGAAGTCCACATAATCCCAAGTTCCCTTCGTATGAACCAATTTCAAATGTGTTGAACTGCTTACCTACAGGTATGGGTCCCTCAAGTTGGTTATACGAAAGGTTGAGGACTTGAAGAAATGTTAAATCTACCAGTTGTTGAGGAATCCTTCCAGCAAGCAGATTTGAGGAGAGATCCAGCGATTCCAGATTAGTTAAATTCCCAAGTGATGGCTGGATATAACCGATGAGGCTGTTGTGAGAAAGGTTGAGCTGTATCAGAGATTTAAGCTTCCCGAGGGACTCTGGAATCTTTCCCGTGAATTTATTGCAGGATAAATCAAGTGTTGCGAGGGcaatttgaattttagaaaaCTCAATCTCCGAACCTTTCCATGCCAAAGTTACAGAATAAACATAAGAagtagatatatttttattttttggcctCATGTAATCCATATCCTGATCAACGCTCATCATGGCTTTGAAGTTGTTGAAATACTCTGTTGGCAACGGACCACTCAAGCTGTTGTTGGAGAGGTCAAAAATCTGTAATTTAGAAAAAGAGTCCTTGACAGTTGGACCCTTAAAAGAACCATGGAATTTATTTGACCTTAGAATAACAACCTCCAACTGTGGAAGCATTTCTAAAAAGGAAGGGAATGTGTCATCAATCATGTTGTTACCGAGATCCAGAAATTCTAAATTCACACAATTGATGATGGATGGTGGTATCACCCCTTTCAATTGGTTGCCATTGAAGTTGAGATATCTCAAATCGTTCCCCTCTGAATAGATTGAAGGGATATTGCCATGGAGATTGTTGCCACCAAGATGCAACACTAAGAGTCCATCACTGAAGTTTCCCAAGCATTGTGGGATGAATCCACTAAAGCTATTGTTGGACAAGTCTAGAATCTCTAGGAACTTCAGCTCACAAATGACAGAGGAGATGTTCCCGGTCAGTTTATAATTGGAGGAAAGCATAAGAGCTCTCAAATGCTCAAGCTTGAAAACTGAAGGTGGAATCTGGCCATACAACCTATTATGACTGAAATCGATATATTGTAATGAATTGCAAAGGAACGGACTTATCTGGCCATACAGTAGGTTATTGTGAAGAAGGAGAGCCCGCAAAGAAGGCATAGAAAACAAGGAGGATGGAATTGTTCCATCGAGCAAGTTATGAGATAAGTCGAGAGAGTTTAAACCTGAAAGCCTACTTATTTGTGATGGGATACTTCCTATCAGTATATTGTTTGAGAGGTCCAACGAAGTGAGCCGTGTGAGGTTAAAAAAACCATCCGGAATTTGACCATCAAACCTGTTGTTTGAGAGGTCCAACGAAGTGAGCTGTGTGAGGTTAAAAAAACCATCAGGAATTTGACCATCAAACCTGTTGTTTGAGAGGTCCAACAAAGGGAGCTGTGTGaggttaaaaaaaccatatggaattttactagaaaaattaTTGGAAGAAAGTTTCAAGAAATATAGCTTTTTAAGGTTTCCAAATGAGGATGGAATCTGACCATCAATCTTGTTGTTTGAGAGGTCCAACGAAGTGAGCTGTGTGAGGTTAAAAAAACCATCCGGAATTTGACCATCAAACCTGTTGTTTGAGAGGTCCAACGAAAAGAGCTGTGTGAGGTTAAAAAAACCATCCGGAATTTGACCATCAAACCTGTTGTTTGAGAGGTCCAACCAAAGGAGCTGTGTGaggttaaaaaaaccatatggaaTTTTACCAGAAAAATTATTGGAAGACAGTGTCAAGAAATCTAGCTTCTTAAGGTTTCTAAGTGACAATGGAAGATGACCTTGAAAACTGTTATATGAGAGGTCTAACGAAGTGAGCTGTGTGaggttaaaaaaaccatatggaaTTTTACCAGAAAAATTATTGGAAGACAGTGTCAAGGAATCTAGCTTCTTAAGGTTTCTAAGTGACAATGGAAGATGACCTTGAAAACTGTTATATGAGAGGTCTAACGAAGTGAGCTGTGTGaggttaaaaaaaccatatggaaTTTTACCAGAAAAATTATTGGAAGACAGTGTCAAGGAATCTAGCTTCTTAAGGTTTCTAAGTGACAATGGAAGATGACCTTGAAAACTGTTATATGAGAGGTCTAACGAAGTGAGCTGTGTGaggttaaaaaaaccatatggaaTTTTACCAGAAAAATTATTGGAAGACAGTGTCAAGGAATCTAGCTTCTTAAGGTTTATAAGTGAGAATGGAAGATGACCTTGAAAACTGTTATACGAGAGCTCCAACGACGTCAATTGCGTTTGATTAACAAAAACATCAGGTATTGgaccaataaaattattgaatttaagaTCCAAGTACTCGAGTTGCTTAAGTTTTCCAAACGAGAAAGGGATTTGACCACCCAACTGGTTACCTTCAAGTGCCAACTCAATTAGTTGAGTGAGATTACCAAGTAGACCAAGATTCGAGCCAACAAAATTGCACCAATTAAGATACATCACTTCCACAGACTTCAGTTGACTGATTGAATGTGGTTCCAAATGTATTGAAATCCGCGTCTCTGACAGAGCCAAATGCGAAATAGCATTGCTCAAATTGTATGGCGGAAAAGAGCCAGTGAGTCCTTCGTTGCTCGATAAATCGAGCGATTGAAGGTTTGATCGGCGAAAGAAATTATCAGGGAGTTCCCCTTGCAATCCACAATACCAGAGTCGGAGAGatgacaaagaaaaagacaagTTCATCAAGGAACTGGGTACCACGAAAGACATGTTCACTCCATCCAAGTAGAGTTCTCTCAGCTGGGTAAGGTTCTGAGCAAGCTTGTTGAAAGAAATCGGTTCCAGCATCAGCTCCTCAGAGTTGGAAGAGAGATCAAGTGACACCAATCTGGATAAATGGGAGATTTCTGGGGGAACTTGGCCTGCAAAATTCGATGAATCTAGATTTAAATGCGTCAAATGCAAGAACTGACCAAAGGAAGATGAAATAACAGAGCGATTGAAGTCATTGCGAGAGAGATCGAGCTTCTGAAGATGATGAAGGGAGAAGAGAGTGCTGTTAGAATGGAGGGTGCCATAAAGCATGCTGCAACCAAGGTCTAGGCCAATTACATGGCCAGTTTGCATGTTGCATGTCACGCCATCCCAAGAGCAGCAATCTGTACCCTCTTTCCACAGCACTTTCTTGGGTGGATAACATGAAAATCCATGTGGAGAAGAAGGCGTCATGGGAAAGGAATGTTTGAATTGGAGTAAAGCCAGGCTCTGGTCACCGGGGCATAATTTTACTGAAGAGGAGAAATTGGAAGAAGAATGAGCAGGTTGGGAGTGCGAATGGAAGAAAAGGAGGCAGAGAAATTGAGCGAGCAACAATGAAGATCCCATCATTCCCCTAAAAGTGCTCTTCTTAGAGACTGGAAGTTAACTTAGATTGATGGGAGACTTCTATTAGAATGTAGTGTATATATAGAGACTTCTCCGGAATGCAGAATTTCCCCTTTCCTCGttgtttctaaaattatttaaaaaagaaatcatataaatatatgatcaaaatatatactgaTGGGAGAACAAAAGTCTAGccagaataaaattgaaagcaaatTCCTTCACTGCTGCAAAACAGACTAAAAACGAAATGGAATTTGAAAGGTTGCAGTATCTACTAAAACCTCAGTTCGGCTAATTCGGAAACCAATAGCAAAAATAGACTGGCCAACAAAGTTTGCACTGATAAGTTGCCATTGTTATTCGGAAACTACAATATttggattaaagaaaaaaaaaacaaataaataaataataaattcataaatagcaattaaaaattcataaaattaagtccctttttttgttgttgaatagTGAAATGGATATTCATTTTGTCGCGTAAAATATAACACTTTTATATTAGATATGCTAAGTCattattctaaatttaaattatattatatacatgATTTTTTGTATCTCAATAAAGACATGCAATGAACATAAGGTTTTATACCAATAAATGACTAGGAATAACCtttatttatatagtaaatttTGGTATCCGATAATAACTAAGCATAAGATTGAGTTGAGTAAGagaaaaatttttaattgcCTCTCCTACGCGCGAGACAATGCATGTATAACAACTCTTTAActctaacaataattttttttggtcttaAACTGTAATCTAATTGCCTCTCCTACACGCGAGGCAATACATGTATTTTATGAACCTTTTAtctctaataataatttttttttttaaattgaaaatgtaatattttaaatacttgaaattaatttttaaacaatcaCAAAATCCTaacaactattttattttaaaactttttttaacagttttaactctttaatttcttaacagctcttttattttttaaattattataacaactctttaattttctaatttatttcttgACTAACTGGTACATGCTAACAGCCTATATATACCATGCACTTTTATAATCAAGGTATACTAAAAAcaccatagtattttttttgtgtttgcaaAGCTTGTTGGTATTTTCTTTCGATCTTGGTCTAGTTATTTATGTAACCCTTGTTTTAGAGGAGAAATTTGTTGAATCATGAAGAATGACATTGTATAGAGAAAATTTTTCTTAAGGACATCCTTCGTATACGTCtcagattttattttgtttctgtttttcattGGATTTTCTTGGaagacttggtttttttttgtttttttttttagaaataagatttttgaatttatacttaaccagaaaaaaatgtttGGCCACCCAGATGATTGTAAGATGGAAGACTTGTCAGTATGGCTTTCCCTGGTCTTCTCTCCAAATACAACGCAACTTGACTTGATATTCATGGATAGTAAAGTTATGTAGGTCCAGTATTTGATTAGCATAGACTGGAACAGTAAGTTTTTGACTGGAAAAATGGTTATGTAGGTCCAGTATTTAATTCCATCAATATTGACTGGACCATAATGAACTAGGAACCCCTTGCACACGGTGTATTTGATTTCGATACTTGTCAATATTACAAAGTATTTGAAATTGCAGTTGCAATTTGTCTTTGAAaaattctgatatttttttaattttaaattataatatattttttatttttgtatcgttttgatgtgatgatgtcaaaaataaaatttaaaaaatatatattatttaaacgtatttccaagcgaaaaataatttaaaaaccaacATCTACTACACTTCTAAATAGGAACTATGCATACATCTATCTTTCTAAAATTGGTAATTATACAGTCTagagaaaaatatcaatcaatccCTAAAATCGTAAAGAAATTCGAGAATATAAAAGCTCTATCTCGGAACATAAATGGAAGAAACATTTAATCTAAGTCCATGTCATATGTTATTAGTTGATAAATAGTTTTCAAATTATTGGATGGCCCAAAAATGTTGGGTTTACTTCCATCCCATTTCGAGTCCAAAACCGTGTGTGTAttacaaagaaagagaaaatgaaagtcattctttttgggttttgtgaaacactgtcaaagaaccaattcaattcaaaaacttaagctattaggtgaggtcccaagatatgatttatattattctctaacataccccctcaagtgaaagctcttggagcttaaaacttgcatagacccacattaccttgtgcttaatttttatcaaataaatgagaatgatgaaattcaaacttgtgaccgcttggtcatcaaccctctgataccatgtcaaagaaccaatttaacctaaaagcttaagctattaggtgatgtcccaagatatgatttatattattctctaacaaacaCAAACATATAGTGAAAATagtaaatttgaattttttttcatgagtcCCGAGAATCTTGTTAGAACGATTTAGAGTTGTTTAAGATTTATGTGAAGATTACCTGAAGATTTGAACTTTATTTCAACTTTGAATATATGCTTCAAGGTTGGGTTGTCGCAAACTATAAGTCTTCCAATTGTTTGGCCTCTAAAGGTAATCCACTCGAATCACctataaaaaatctcataaaccTTTTTAGAAGAAAGAGATTGTTATACCTTAAAgtaataactctttttttttttttttttgtgttgtagGTATTTCAATATTGTACTCTACTCACCTTTTTCACCATCCATGTGAAATAAGAggcatatctttttatttataaggaaacctaaaaccttataaatgataaaatatcaatttgccccttaaataatatatatatatatacacacacacacactattttaggctaattttagaaatttattcaattaagtccctacttgatttttttaggtttagaattgtaattcccTGTATATTAGTTTAGTCAATTCAATATATAAGTCATCTgacaaacacctacatattagtcaATTCAGTGTACAAGTTATCTGACAagcacctatatattagttttaagtATCTCTCATACTTCagtttatgagaacaattgtttccttttataaagaaaagaacatcatatatgttgtaacccattttggGTTCCcccccacaaaaataaaaataaaataaaaatataaaaatatatagccggaagaaattataaaaaataataaggggtTTAGAGCACTCGGAAAAGGATCAGAAAATTGattaaggaggttcaaaaatacaaagagtgATTTTTTACAGTATATACTTGAATGATGAGGGTCTTGTTAgacaagaaaatttaatttgaagagaaaagtccgaaattggatgtttatggactcaattggattttattgaaggtttaattgaatttataagggggtttgattgcaaagaaaattgatttttaagtcaaataaggttttaattggaagaaattaaagttctggggacaaattatgatttttgagagttgattggGCTAAATCGGGGACTTTATTGCATACATGTTGAAGTTTAAtgaccaattagggacttatTTGACAcgattcaaaaccaaggaccaaaccagaAGATGCGCTAAAAtcaaggatccaattacaattcggcttgattacaaaattgtcaaaacactaaaatgttaattttttgaaattttgaaacggCGTCAAGCACTATTTATTGTCTCCTTAAAAGAAAGCCATTTTCAGCATTAAAACAGGGATATGGTTTGCagtaaattgctgaaattatgGGGCATGTTTTATGGCTTGTCCCGGATACCATTATCACCGCAAGGCTTTCCTTGCCTataaaaggggaagaaaaacagACGAAAAGAGAGGGGGAGAAAGACAGAGGGGACGAAGGAAAAACACAGGGAGAGAGAGACGACCACAGCACCAACAGTCCCTTCTCCCCGAGTCAAGcttttttcctttcgttttccTTCTTCCCCTCAGCCGACCAAAGAACACACCAGCCCCTCTACCTTTCCATCTCTTTTTCATCCCTTCATCTTCAAGTCTAAGCCAGCCACCAGCGGCTTCCCTGGTTTTGGAGATTTCGGTCACAGAACCCCCAAGCCTCCAACAGCCTTTCCCTCTCATCAACAGCCCACCATTTTCCCCCACGCCACCACCCTCCTTCCtcagctcatcatctttctcccaCACGCCGCGCTACCATTGAGGGAAACCGTTGTACATTGAGGAGGGCGAACAGCTGACAGAAGGAAACACCCGCGATCAAGAGAAGAAGAACCAAACAGAAGCAAAGGAGGAAGGAAAACAGAGGCGGGTGCATCTGCATAAAGGAGAAGAAATACTGCAGAAAAGCAGTTGCTGACATTGAGCTTCTCAGCCACTGCCACCGTCAGAACCACCGGGAGACCTCGTCGGCTGcctctccaccgccaccagCATCACAGGGAGTGTTCGCCATCGTCTTCAACATCGCTTCTGCCACCAGGTTTGTTTCTCCTTCTCGTCGCTGTGCATGCACCATTTCCttgcatttcactgttcaagtgaaatataattcacttgaacagtgaaatgctatTTCACTAGTTACTTACTGTGCATatgcacagtaaccagtccATACTTGTTTTGGGCTGGaaccccagcccagcccatgctgctgggctgagtccagccctgtagaaagtaaGCCCATGctgttgggccgatttcggcccattttccttttgggccgggtaTGGCCCATTCAAAAGTTTTCTTCAAATATGTATtcaaaaatctgtgattttctgcaagtttgtatttttgtactataaagaatacaaatccggtatgaaaatacccggttttcgtcaagacatcagaaaaaatataaaaatgaaaaaatgttttgttttcatgcatacggccaataccctaacattgtttttacgtttttttttatctaaaaaacaaatatttgaagtttcaaaaatgtgttttcgcatggatttcttaaacacaacaaaaatcatttttcttgcatttctggattttacaacatgtttgtaaaactccaaagggtattggccaatattccaaaaaatataaaaatctt
It contains:
- the LOC112323337 gene encoding receptor-like protein Cf-9 homolog translates to MPSLQALLLHNNLLYGQISPFLCNSLQYIDFSHNRLYGQIPPSVFKLEHLRALMLSSNYKLTGNISSVICELKFLEILDLSNNSFSGFIPQCLGNFSDGLLVLHLGGNNLHGNIPSIYSEGNDLRYLNFNGNQLKGVIPPSIINCVNLEFLDLGNNMIDDTFPSFLEMLPQLEVVILRSNKFHGSFKGPTVKDSFSKLQIFDLSNNSLSGPLPTEYFNNFKAMMSVDQDMDYMRPKNKNISTSYVYSVTLAWKGSEIEFSKIQIALATLDLSCNKFTGKIPESLGKLKSLIQLNLSHNSLIGYIQPSLGNLTNLESLDLSSNLLAGRIPQQLVDLTFLQVLNLSYNQLEGPIPVGKQFNTFEIGSYEGNLGLCGLPLQVKCNEGEGQQPPPSNFEKEDSMFEEGFGWKAVAMGYGCGFVFGVSIGYVVFRARKPAWFVKMVEASAHQYGKRLRRKNAPARNGGRRH